In Aliarcobacter faecis, a genomic segment contains:
- a CDS encoding adenylate kinase: MKKLFLIIGAPGSGKTTDAELIAKKHENITHYSTGDMFRAEVASGSQRGQIIDTFIKAGNIVPIDIAIETILIAIKNAPTNTIIIDGYPRSIEQMSELDKYLKNEKEVELVSCIEVVVSEEVARDRVIGRSRGADDNVEVFNNRMKVYTEPLKNIQEFYEEKNLLKKINGERAIQEIVDDMDSFIQSKI, translated from the coding sequence ATGAAGAAACTATTTTTAATCATTGGTGCTCCTGGAAGTGGAAAAACAACAGATGCAGAGCTTATAGCAAAAAAACATGAAAATATTACACACTATTCAACTGGAGATATGTTTAGAGCTGAAGTTGCAAGTGGAAGCCAAAGAGGACAAATAATTGATACTTTTATAAAAGCTGGAAACATTGTTCCTATTGATATTGCTATTGAGACGATTTTAATTGCTATTAAAAATGCACCAACAAATACGATAATAATTGATGGTTATCCAAGAAGTATTGAACAAATGAGTGAACTTGATAAGTATTTAAAAAATGAGAAAGAAGTAGAACTTGTAAGTTGTATTGAAGTAGTTGTAAGTGAAGAAGTTGCAAGAGATAGAGTAATAGGACGTTCAAGAGGTGCAGATGATAATGTTGAAGTATTTAATAATAGAATGAAGGTTTATACTGAACCATTAAAGAATATCCAAGAGTTTTATGAAGAAAAAAATCTTCTTAAAAAAATAAATGGTGAAAGAGCTATCCAAGAGATTGTAGATGATATGGATAGTTTTATACAATCAAAAATTTAA
- a CDS encoding adenylate kinase produces the protein MNLMLFGAPGAGKGTQAKFLIEKYNIPQISTGDILRAAIVDKTAMGMEAKKFMDAGQLVPDSTIIGIIKDRLAESDCRNGFILDGFPRTLAQAEALNELMENMKIKLDKVISLNVPDELIVGRITGRRVCSKCGASFHVEFNPSKKENVCDYCEAELIIRKDDNEQTVKSRLEAYHTQTSPLINFYTKMNLFIELDGTKEVNEVTKDMIKALL, from the coding sequence ATGAATTTAATGCTATTTGGAGCACCAGGAGCTGGAAAAGGAACTCAAGCAAAGTTCTTAATCGAAAAATACAATATTCCACAAATCTCAACTGGAGATATTTTAAGAGCTGCTATTGTAGATAAAACAGCTATGGGAATGGAAGCAAAAAAATTTATGGATGCTGGGCAACTAGTTCCTGATTCTACTATTATTGGTATTATAAAAGATAGACTTGCAGAATCTGACTGTAGAAATGGTTTTATTCTTGATGGTTTTCCAAGAACTTTAGCACAAGCAGAAGCTTTAAATGAACTTATGGAAAATATGAAAATCAAACTTGATAAAGTAATCTCTTTAAATGTTCCAGATGAATTAATAGTTGGAAGAATAACAGGAAGAAGAGTTTGTTCAAAATGTGGAGCTTCTTTTCATGTAGAGTTTAATCCATCAAAAAAAGAAAATGTATGTGATTATTGTGAAGCAGAATTAATTATAAGAAAAGATGACAATGAGCAAACAGTAAAAAGTAGGCTTGAAGCATACCATACACAAACTTCTCCACTAATTAACTTTTATACTAAGATGAATCTATTTATAGAGCTTGATGGAACAAAAGAGGTAAATGAAGTTACAAAAGATATGATAAAAGCTCTTTTATAA
- a CDS encoding chemotaxis protein CheW — protein MKEETINYKGINIKNELYPIIKYIEDVDRYKDELGTLNSSWDILSLLGQLGDINIDIGKTKDNFLNLTSTLLNHLSIQQIKKVTQEMNFKSQVSIDVLIRNLFERRADIGFLATDDDIRSFLESFVSKYDENSLILKQNIQKRFKEYISKYSVYFDIVLFDTKGRVVVRLNEDTDIEKVDLSFIQKVLNTNEDYIESYQYHDFIPKYKQSLVYSYKVTKENSIENLGVLALCFRFKDEMKVIFNNLVNPKNKECLTILDENGYVIASSDKAHINLDVKLPIILNEKYKIVSFAGRDYIAKSSQTTGYQGFYGPKWYAHIMIPLEYAFLSDKYDGFGIDDKIVNSMIKNEQHFSKELKDVFENSKKIQDNLIRVIWNGNIIQSKFNSTNRAFSRALLNEIGVTGNKASSSLDNLNLTIIASILKDCEFLSSLAIDIMDRNLYERANDCRWWALNPYFKEVLENKLNDGKVTESLNYINSLYTVYTNLIIFDKNGIVIAVSNEKYNSFIGKILTQDWVEKTLFLDNTSKYCVSKFEKTNLYNNNSTYIYSSAIFSLKNNKSAIGGIATVFDASSQFYTMLDEILPKDNNGVRQKGVYAFFTDKNKQIISTTSTNFEVNSYLELDDDFFKLNIGEKLSRIVEFRGSYYAVGVKCSSGYREYKNDVLAFVFILIGKVEEETILVPPKTKFITSQKKDFIGNTTELATFYLGKKLLAVNSKNVVESIGIEELEKSIDIDKKNHFKGMVLYKERLISVLDIRDFIHEEITDEALSNIILVEYDKDNVEHCVGLLVTSLETICTVEEKSIQHIQNHFLGSGTLIESLVEIKDSDDIKESKVAMLLDIKKLDDNFTKKV, from the coding sequence ATGAAAGAGGAAACAATAAATTATAAGGGTATAAATATAAAAAATGAGTTATACCCAATTATAAAATATATTGAAGATGTTGATAGATATAAAGATGAATTAGGAACTTTAAATTCTTCTTGGGATATTTTATCACTTCTAGGACAACTTGGCGATATTAATATAGATATAGGAAAAACAAAAGATAATTTTCTAAATCTTACTTCAACACTACTAAATCATTTATCTATCCAACAAATTAAAAAAGTCACTCAAGAGATGAATTTTAAATCACAAGTATCTATTGATGTACTTATTAGAAACCTTTTTGAAAGAAGAGCTGATATTGGATTTTTAGCAACGGATGATGATATTAGATCTTTTTTAGAGAGTTTTGTTTCAAAATATGATGAAAACAGTTTAATTTTAAAACAAAATATTCAAAAAAGATTTAAAGAGTATATCTCTAAATACTCTGTATATTTTGATATTGTTCTATTTGATACAAAAGGAAGAGTTGTTGTAAGGTTAAATGAAGATACTGATATAGAAAAAGTTGATTTGTCTTTTATTCAAAAAGTTTTAAATACAAATGAAGATTATATTGAGAGCTATCAATACCACGATTTTATCCCAAAATATAAACAATCTTTAGTATATTCATATAAAGTTACAAAAGAAAATAGTATTGAGAATTTAGGAGTTTTAGCTCTTTGTTTTAGATTTAAAGATGAGATGAAAGTTATTTTTAATAACTTAGTAAATCCTAAAAATAAAGAGTGTCTAACTATACTTGATGAAAATGGTTATGTAATAGCAAGTAGTGATAAAGCACATATAAATTTAGATGTAAAATTACCAATTATTTTAAATGAGAAGTATAAAATTGTATCATTTGCTGGAAGAGACTATATTGCAAAGAGTTCACAAACAACTGGTTATCAAGGCTTTTATGGACCAAAATGGTATGCTCATATTATGATACCACTTGAGTATGCTTTTTTAAGTGATAAATATGATGGTTTTGGTATTGATGATAAAATTGTTAACTCTATGATTAAGAATGAACAACACTTTTCAAAAGAGTTAAAAGATGTTTTTGAAAATAGTAAAAAGATTCAAGATAATTTAATAAGGGTTATTTGGAATGGAAATATTATTCAAAGTAAATTTAACTCAACAAATAGGGCCTTTTCAAGAGCTTTATTAAATGAGATAGGAGTTACAGGAAATAAAGCAAGTTCATCTTTAGATAATTTAAATTTAACAATAATAGCTTCAATATTAAAAGATTGTGAGTTCTTATCTTCACTTGCTATTGATATTATGGATAGAAATCTTTATGAAAGAGCAAATGATTGTAGATGGTGGGCTTTAAACCCATATTTTAAAGAGGTTTTGGAAAATAAGCTTAATGACGGAAAAGTAACTGAAAGTTTAAATTATATAAATAGTTTATATACAGTTTATACAAATTTGATAATATTTGACAAAAATGGAATTGTTATTGCTGTTTCAAATGAGAAATATAACTCTTTTATAGGAAAGATTTTAACTCAAGATTGGGTAGAAAAAACTCTATTTTTAGATAATACTTCAAAATATTGCGTATCAAAGTTTGAGAAAACTAATCTTTATAACAACAACTCAACATATATTTATAGTAGTGCAATTTTTTCTTTAAAAAATAATAAGAGTGCTATTGGTGGAATTGCTACGGTTTTTGATGCTTCATCACAGTTTTATACAATGCTTGATGAAATTTTGCCAAAAGATAACAATGGAGTAAGGCAAAAAGGAGTTTATGCCTTTTTTACTGATAAAAATAAACAAATTATCTCTACAACAAGTACAAATTTTGAAGTAAACTCTTATTTAGAACTAGATGATGATTTTTTTAAATTAAATATTGGAGAAAAATTAAGCCGTATTGTTGAGTTTAGAGGGAGTTATTATGCTGTTGGAGTTAAATGTTCTAGTGGATATAGAGAGTATAAAAATGATGTTTTAGCTTTTGTTTTTATATTAATTGGAAAAGTTGAAGAGGAAACTATTTTAGTTCCACCTAAAACAAAATTTATAACTTCTCAAAAAAAGGATTTTATAGGAAACACTACAGAGTTAGCAACTTTTTATTTAGGTAAAAAACTTCTTGCAGTAAATTCAAAAAATGTAGTAGAGTCTATTGGAATTGAGGAGTTGGAAAAATCAATAGATATTGATAAGAAAAATCATTTTAAAGGTATGGTTTTATATAAAGAGAGGCTAATATCAGTCTTAGATATAAGAGATTTTATACATGAAGAGATAACAGATGAAGCTTTATCAAATATCATATTAGTTGAGTATGATAAGGATAATGTAGAACATTGTGTAGGTCTTTTAGTAACTTCTCTTGAAACTATTTGTACAGTAGAAGAAAAATCAATTCAGCATATACAAAATCACTTTTTAGGGAGTGGAACTTTGATAGAGAGTTTAGTTGAGATAAAAGATTCAGATGATATTAAAGAGTCAAAAGTTGCTATGCTTTTAGATATTAAGAAATTAGATGATAATTTTACAAAAAAAGTTTAA
- a CDS encoding metal ABC transporter solute-binding protein, Zn/Mn family, giving the protein MKHLIFILIFPVFLFAKIQVTTYFPLETQFVKKIAKQEVEVREITHSFSPNYVEIPSSELKRLSTSKLFFHLGLDIENRYAKVLKQKNNSLEVVDLSLNIDKISSNPYIWTDPFAIKDIAKTIFDSLVQVDKRNMKFYKKNYEDFLNEIDEVFLTILQNLNKSKINSFYALEDYWDYFANRFRLEVIKQDKKMFTTSELKDLSKFCEANDTDKLLYCYSKDEKLANLLATNLKAKAIENNIFSEDWQMNLMNLTNSIIR; this is encoded by the coding sequence TTGAAGCATTTAATATTTATACTAATTTTTCCTGTTTTTCTATTTGCAAAAATTCAAGTAACTACATACTTTCCTCTTGAAACACAATTTGTTAAGAAAATTGCTAAACAAGAGGTTGAAGTAAGAGAGATAACTCATAGCTTTTCTCCTAATTATGTAGAAATCCCATCTTCTGAATTAAAAAGATTATCAACTTCAAAACTATTTTTTCATCTTGGTTTAGATATAGAAAATAGATATGCAAAAGTTTTAAAGCAAAAAAATAATAGTTTAGAAGTTGTTGATTTATCACTAAATATTGATAAAATAAGCTCAAATCCATATATTTGGACAGACCCATTTGCAATAAAAGATATAGCAAAAACTATTTTTGACTCTCTTGTACAAGTTGATAAAAGAAATATGAAATTTTATAAAAAAAATTATGAGGATTTTTTAAATGAAATTGATGAAGTTTTTTTGACAATTTTACAAAACTTAAATAAAAGTAAAATCAATAGTTTTTATGCCCTAGAAGATTATTGGGACTATTTTGCAAATAGATTTAGATTGGAAGTTATAAAACAAGATAAAAAAATGTTTACTACAAGTGAACTTAAAGATTTAAGTAAGTTTTGTGAGGCTAATGATACAGATAAACTTTTATATTGTTACTCTAAAGATGAAAAACTTGCAAATCTTTTAGCTACAAATTTAAAAGCTAAGGCAATAGAAAATAATATTTTTAGTGAAGATTGGCAAATGAATTTGATGAATCTTACAAATAGTATAATCAGATAA
- the aspS gene encoding aspartate--tRNA ligase, which produces MRTHYCSSVRENLIGQKVTVAGWVNSRRDHGGIIFIDLRDKSGLVQLVADPQDCKDALVIAETVRDEYVLIATGTVRARGEGLENPNLETGKIEIILENLVIENRSKAIPFDINDEKVNDEIKLRNRFLELRSRKSFDIFQLRSKATIQARNTLDELGFLDVETPILTKSTPEGARDYLVPSRVHAGEFYALPQSPQLFKQLLMVAGFDRYFQIAKCFRDEDLRADRQPEFTQIDVEMSFCTQEDVIAVAEKLIYDIFTKCGKDIPKTFRRMRYSEAMESYGSDKPDLRFDMPLIDVIDIFAKSSNEIFADIAKDKKANRIKALRCPNGDNIFSKRQMKGFEDYVRKFGAKGLGYFQMKEDGLKGPLTKFFSEEDLEEIVKVTNLEVGDVVFFGAGDKKTVWDYMGRFRLFLAAEMNIIPVDAYEFLWVVDFPMFEVEDGRTKALHHPFTMPKDLNKDDLEDIESIAYDIVLNGTELGGGSIRIHKEEIQSKVFKLMGIGQDEAKEKFGFLLDALQYGAPSHGGFALGLDRMIMLLAGTDSIRDVIAFPKTQKAQCLLTQAPSSVDEAQLKELHIRVRKTEI; this is translated from the coding sequence TTGAGAACACATTATTGTAGTAGTGTAAGAGAAAATTTAATAGGACAAAAAGTAACAGTAGCTGGTTGGGTTAATAGCAGACGAGACCACGGTGGGATTATTTTTATAGATTTAAGAGATAAAAGTGGTTTAGTTCAACTTGTTGCTGATCCACAAGATTGTAAAGATGCTTTGGTTATTGCTGAAACTGTAAGAGATGAATATGTTTTAATAGCAACTGGAACTGTAAGAGCAAGAGGAGAAGGATTAGAAAATCCAAATTTAGAAACTGGAAAAATAGAGATTATTTTAGAAAATCTTGTTATAGAAAATAGAAGTAAAGCTATACCTTTTGATATAAATGATGAGAAAGTAAATGATGAGATAAAATTAAGAAATAGATTTTTAGAGCTAAGAAGTAGAAAATCATTTGATATTTTTCAACTAAGAAGTAAAGCAACTATTCAAGCTAGAAACACTTTAGATGAGTTAGGATTTTTAGATGTTGAAACTCCAATTTTAACAAAATCAACTCCAGAAGGGGCAAGAGATTATTTAGTTCCAAGTAGAGTTCATGCTGGAGAGTTTTATGCACTTCCACAATCTCCACAACTATTTAAACAACTTTTAATGGTTGCAGGATTTGATAGATATTTTCAAATTGCAAAATGTTTTAGAGATGAAGATTTAAGAGCAGATAGACAACCAGAATTTACTCAAATAGATGTTGAGATGAGTTTTTGTACACAAGAAGATGTTATAGCTGTTGCTGAAAAATTAATTTATGATATATTTACAAAATGTGGAAAAGATATTCCAAAAACTTTTAGAAGAATGAGATATTCTGAGGCTATGGAAAGTTATGGTTCAGACAAACCAGATTTAAGATTTGATATGCCTTTAATTGATGTTATTGATATTTTTGCAAAATCTTCAAATGAGATTTTTGCTGATATTGCAAAAGATAAAAAAGCAAATAGAATTAAAGCTTTAAGATGTCCAAATGGAGATAATATCTTCTCAAAAAGACAGATGAAAGGTTTTGAAGATTATGTAAGAAAATTTGGAGCAAAAGGGCTTGGATATTTTCAAATGAAAGAAGATGGATTAAAAGGTCCATTAACTAAATTCTTTAGTGAAGAGGATTTAGAAGAGATAGTAAAAGTTACAAATCTTGAAGTTGGTGATGTAGTATTCTTTGGAGCAGGGGATAAAAAAACAGTTTGGGATTATATGGGAAGATTTAGACTATTTTTAGCTGCTGAGATGAATATAATACCAGTTGATGCTTATGAGTTCTTATGGGTTGTTGATTTCCCTATGTTTGAAGTTGAAGATGGAAGAACAAAAGCACTTCACCATCCATTTACAATGCCAAAAGATTTAAACAAAGATGATTTAGAAGATATTGAATCAATTGCTTACGATATTGTTTTAAATGGAACAGAATTAGGTGGTGGAAGCATAAGAATTCATAAAGAAGAAATTCAATCTAAAGTATTTAAACTTATGGGAATAGGGCAAGATGAAGCTAAAGAAAAATTTGGTTTCTTACTTGATGCTTTACAATATGGAGCACCAAGTCATGGTGGATTTGCTTTAGGACTTGATAGAATGATAATGCTTTTAGCTGGAACTGATTCTATAAGAGATGTTATAGCATTCCCTAAAACTCAAAAAGCTCAATGTCTATTAACTCAAGCTCCATCAAGTGTTGATGAAGCTCAACTAAAAGAGTTACATATAAGAGTAAGAAAAACAGAAATTTAA